A window of the Trichoderma asperellum chromosome 4, complete sequence genome harbors these coding sequences:
- a CDS encoding uncharacterized protein (EggNog:ENOG41), translated as MSFASLPFELRSYIWSLAVTPRRITKVRAKKGGSSFSKKHILYETTSTPPPALMHVCRESRQQAPYQRAFTAGTEPRWTWVNFEVDIFCVSSLYAIEAILSQRSEVQRLQIRTDDHFEWYKSATTYNGLSILSELESLREIQVVLEPGDLAWGHVFTDWGFGCHRDIVTFLDEGSGLVLTGPQLKMVEDWWMVFSFDSEGNPPDPDRLSDEIEHALDDSWHMTLAQRHEVD; from the coding sequence ATGTCCTTCGCCAGCCTTCCCTTCGAGCTCCGCTCCTACATCTGGAGCTTAGCCGTGACTCCTCGCCGCATCACAAAGGTGCGCGCGAAGAAGGGCGggagcagcttcagcaagAAGCACATTCTCTACGAGACCACGTCAACGCCGCCCCCGGCACTCATGCATGTGTGCCGGGAGTCTCGTCAGCAAGCGCCCTACCAGCGTGCATTCACCGCGGGCACTGAGCCGCGCTGGACGTGGGTCAACTTCGAGGTCGACATTTTCTGCGTCTCGAGCCTCTATGCCATTGAGGCCATTCTCTCCCAACGATCCGAGGTCCAGCGGCTTCAGATTCGGACTGACGACCACTTTGAATGGTATAAGTCGGCTACCACTTATAATGGCCTGTCCATTCTCTCCGAACTGGAGAGCCTTAGGGAAATTCAGGTTGTACTGGAGCCTGGCGACTTGGCGTGGGGACACGTGTTCACGGACTGGGGCTTTGGCTGTCATAGAGACATCGTCACGTTCCTCGACGAGGGGTCCGGGCTCGTGCTCACTGGCCCTCAGCTGAAGATGGTGGAAGACTGGTGGATGGTGTTTTCGTTTGATAGCGAGGGAAACCCGCCCGACCCGGATAGACTCTCGGATGAGATTGAGCATGCCCTCGACGATTCTTGGCATATGACATTGGCACAAAGGCACGAGGTGGATtga
- a CDS encoding uncharacterized protein (EggNog:ENOG41) produces the protein MVLLEPRLGSFGECLNCTAFDLYDVFSFESSNRMHPIKFRDAFANKEICAFCRLLAQTARKFTPHQVVDHREGVQVTFSFSLQHFQDTAAELGSRFLHVTIYPPPSPLDMDKELTFRLVPLSESLPESLYHRIDQDKIDLDICRKWVTKCEREHDSQCGAFSSPTHSRPESSFRLIDVVDECIVVPPPSCQYVALSYVWGRTQYLQLNSQTAPILAEKGSLFAQETPVGQTITDAITVVKGLGERYLWVDQLCINQDESDKAIHIKSMDRVYGAALLTIVAADGIDANAGLPGVRPGTRTRNINQLHEDIWPGFSIATAIDLPLDPAGSVWGSRGWTFQEQLLSRRLLLFYQGSVFWQCRNARYCEDAPALIKAEAEQVHWLEQLSPRWAQDKAPLQHIEKQWDGNQEDYVPAPLCRPVVFTEYARAVKEYTKRRLTFSDDIINAFEGISSQLSHHMGNNFLAALPESYMDIALLWTPSVLQTRRKSEQTRFPSWSWAGWIGQAEYDAPGPDGKEWIELTTKWYVKDGLTAPRLANGVGMGIDEVPLGCNLSTNALCWDPVFESVGGHSGKRPEVELPNMQGPYLQFWTSCSFFTIVHRKWRDPESLQMNSSVRKPIHAHIHCTKGSKRQLAGYLILNGEGPNEVMQGKHEFVVLSGALAKGFNSITGNVTYSDEAEMYNVMLVEWDDQRQIASRLGTGRIFKEAWDMSLPTIRCITLG, from the coding sequence ATGGTGCTTTTAGAGCCTCGCCTGGGGTCTTTTGGCGAATGCCTCAACTGCACAGCTTTCGATTTGTATGACGTCTTCAGCTTTGAGTCTTCCAACCGCATGCATCCGATAAAGTTCCGAGATGCTTTTGCCAACAAAGAGATCTGCGCGTTTTGTCGACTACTCGCGCAGACGGCACGCAAATTCACGCCTCACCAAGTTGTTGACCATCGAGAGGGAGTACAGGttactttttccttctctttacAGCATTTTCAAGACACCGCGGCAGAGCTGGGAAGCCGCTTTCTGCACGTTACTATATATCCACCTCCGTCGCCTCTGGATATGGATAAGGAACTTACATTCCGCCTCGTCCCTTTATCAGAGTCATTGCCAGAGTCGTTATATCATCGCATTGACCAGGATAAGATTGACCTCGATATTTGCCGCAAATGGGTCACCAAGTGCGAACGCGAGCATGATAGCCAATGCGGCGCCTTTTCCAGCCCAACGCACTCTCGCCCAGAATCATCGTTTCGCCTAATTGATGTCGTGGATGAGTGCATTGTAGTACCGCCACCCAGCTGTCAATATGTTGCTTTAAGTTATGTATGGGGCCGGACTCAATATTTACAGTTAAATAGCCAGACCGCGCCTATTTTGGCTGAGAAGGGCAGTCTATTCGCTCAAGAAACTCCCGTTGGCCAGACCATCACGGACGCCATTACGGTGGTGAAGGGTCTGGGCGAAAGGTACCTCTGGGTCGACCAACTTTGTATCAACCAAGACGAATCTGACAAAGCCATACATATCAAGTCGATGGATAGGGTTTACGGGGCTGCCTTGCTTACTATTGTTGCAGCTGATGGCATCGATGCAAACGCCGGTCTTCCAGGCGTTCGACCTGGAACACGGACTCGAAACATAAATCAGCTGCATGAAGATATTTGGCCAGGCTTTTCCATTGCCACCGCTATTGACCTCCCCTTGGATCCAGCCGGTTCAGTCTGGGGCTCTAGGGGATGGACTTTTCAGGAGCAGTTACTGTCTAGGCGTTTGCTACTATTCTACCAAGGCAGCGTCTTTTGGCAATGCCGAAATGCACGTTACTGTGAGGATGCACCAGCTTTGATTAAAGCCGAGGCCGAACAAGTACACTGGCTCGAACAGCTGTCGCCTCGTTGGGCACAAGACAAGGCTCCGCTGCAGCACATTGAGAAGCAGTGGGATGGAAATCAAGAGGATTATGTGCCGGCTCCCTTGTGTCGTCCCGTCGTCTTTACCGAATATGCAAGGGCAGTCAAGGAATATACTAAACGGCGGCTCACTTTTTCTGACGACATCATAAACGCATTTGAGGGAATCTCGAGCCAATTAAGTCACCACATGGGAAACAATTTCCTGGCTGCTCTTCCTGAGAGCTATATGGATATAGCGTTGCTGTGGACTCCGTCCGTCTTACAAACTCGTCGGAAAAGTGAACAAACACGTTTTCCTAGCTGGTCGTGGGCTGGCTGGATTGGGCAGGCAGAATATGATGCTCCTGGCCCTGATGGGAAAGAATGGATAGAATTGACTACAAAGTGGTATGTCAAAGATGGACTGACGGCACCTCGTCTAGCAAACGGCGTCGGCATGGGCATTGATGAAGTACCTCTCGGCTGCAATCTCAGCACCAATGCGCTCTGCTGGGATCCTGTATTCGAGTCTGTCGGAGGGCACTCTGGTAAGCGACCTGAAGTAGAGCTGCCCAATATGCAAGGCCCATATCTCCAATTCTGGACGAGTTGTTCATTCTTTACTATAGTTCACAGAAAGTGGCGCGACCCAGAATCACTCCAGATGAATTCATCCGTGAGAAAGCCGATCCATGCGCATATCCACTGCACCAAGGGCAGCAAGCGTCAACTCGCAGGATACCTGATCCTCAACGGCGAGGGGCCCAACGAAGTTATGCAAGGGAAGCATGAGTTTGTAGTTCTTTCTGGGGCGTTGGCAAAGGGGTTTAACTCCATTACTGGAAATGTGACGTATTCAGACGAGGCGGAAATGTATAATGTTATGCTGGTTGAATGGGATGACCAGCGTCAGATTGCAAGTCGCTTGGGTACCGGCAGGATATTCAAGGAGGCATGGGATATGTCTCTCCCTACCATTCGATG
- a CDS encoding uncharacterized protein (EggNog:ENOG41~SECRETED:SignalP(1-20)), whose protein sequence is MKASVVFAMVSAMMASSSSAMPAPMKNYTNATLPYMPLGVAVEARGETENGMPACSVTCIQNAIKKMTDCDVTDYACACMHHGKISSAASGCVVGSCGLRKALKVVAPAVKKLCKEEAQKNEEKEGEKEKRQLVVLDEDEYQGVENMDEYAGEDDDEDEDDEDEEEDEKEAEECGDKVEGKKET, encoded by the exons ATGAAAGCCTCAGTCGTCTTCGCCATGGTATCTGCCatgatggcttcttcttcttctgccatgCCTGCCCCCATGAAGAACTATACCAACGCTACTCTTCCCTACATGCCGCTCGGCGTCGCCGTTGAAGCGCGAGGAGAAACTGAAAATGGCATGCCCGCTTGCTCTGTTACGTGTATCCAGAATGCTATCAAAAAGATGACAGACTGCGATGTGACGGATTATGCTTGCGCTTGCATGCATCACGGCAAGATCTCGTCCGCTGCGTCGGGGTGTGTTGTGGGATCTTGCGGCCTCAGGAAGGCACTGA AAGTTGTAGCACCAGCTGTTAAAAAACTgtgcaaagaagaagcacagaagaatgaggagaaggagggagaaaaggagaaaaggcaaTTAGTGGTACTTGATGAGGACGAATATCAAGGCGTCGAAAATATGGATGAGTATGCtggcgaagatgacgatgaggatgaagacgacgaagatgaagaagaagatgaaaaagaagctgaagaatgCGGCGACAAGGTTGAgggtaaaaaagaaacttaG
- a CDS encoding uncharacterized protein (EggNog:ENOG41), with translation MFLLGGIGYAQLLPLPIFNPLDPRFDDWQPPGPGDSRGPCPALNSLANHGFLPHSGKNITAIDIVRGTFEGLCLSPEFSVAVGVAELLKSYTLASFDLHELSNHGFIDHDCSLSRANIGDGDNNDFNETIWSVPLQVLKNYSAITPQAIGGARTARDLFDIAHNPNQECGARSIAFGALDNGLLIASLGGSPKLDWVRSVIEHERLPTNLGFTPTPLLINNSPIILTLALASLLSQPYLIEILGNTVIKMIKNPADLLAEVFPIKGYNITYITSVLSLAGFSSVNFQNFL, from the exons ATGTTCCTTTTGGGTGGCATTGGATACGcccagcttcttcctctaccAATCTTCAATCCGCTTGACCCCAGGTTCGATGACTGGCAACCACCTGGACCAGGTGACT CACGTGGTCCTTGTCCGGCTCTCAACTCTCTCGCCAACCATGGCTTTTTGCCGCACAGCGGTAAGAATATTACAGCCATCGACATTGTTCGAGGCACCTTTGAAGGCTTGTGTCTCTCACCAGAGTTCTCAGTTGCCGTAGGTGTTGCAGAGCTCTTAAAATCTTATACACTTGCCTCATTTGACTTACATGAGCTTTCCAATCATGGCTTCATCGATCATGACTGCAGCTTGTCTCGTGCAAATATTGGAGACGGCGACAATAACGACTTCAACGAGACCATTTGGTCTGTTCCTCTCCAAGTTCTTAAAAACTACTCTGCTATCACTCCTCAAGCTATCGGGGGTGCCAGAACAGCGAGAGATTTATTTGACATTGCTCATAACCCCAATCAAGAGTGCGGTGCTCGCTCTATTGCATTTGGCGCCTTGGATAACGGATTACTAATTGCAAGTCTCGGGGGAAGCCCAAAGCTGGACTGGGTGCGCAGCGTAATTGAGCATGAAAGACTCCCGACGAACCTTGGTTTCACACCAACTCCTCTCTTGATCAATAATTCTCCTATTATCCTTACGCTTGCGTTAGCATCACTTCTTTCTCAGCCCTACTTGATAGAGATTTTAGGTAACACTGTGATAAAGATGATAAAGAATCCAGCG GATCTCCTAGCTGAGGTTTTCCCTATTAAGGGTTACAATATTACGTACATTACTTCAGTTCTTAGTCTGGCTGGATTCTCTTCCGTTAACTTCCAAAACTTCTTATAA
- a CDS encoding uncharacterized protein (EggNog:ENOG41~TransMembrane:6 (n6-16c21/22o54-78i338-359o379-402i538-559o565-584i604-621o)~SECRETED:SignalP(1-21)), which translates to MSQRDFFSILLMLWLASRASADGGDDFANNLASDLGPIISLFGERVVMQFMSQAMGIADCILLAVAPIGAITTVVSAIRVAGPTWLKSFIGRARENLAAAEVEVMSSTSKETCELWNGHRVVRCPGSADIYQFICLIPNDVNPSTLAKNGFKIQYKTLKDIENDAGAVTEMENSFTGTHQQDNQLTESCGKDSTALLQRIEKTGPNYLGQFLKRNWRLLLDRLKPICMISGRGGTRSNIPDIETPTDVSDTSDKRALTDASGTSDRKTTTNVSDTSDNNKKKKTPDNHVTHIPSSNNASSTNSQQTQEIEITIITDNLHDGAPNLLLNCHDRAGRREIYIAAALAIILQLGAVLYFGIITYHKPIQSRFLKGGNSIVKYAFPCAAIGTILLVFGLFICSWVVGESTIETYYETGKHQIFVVWLQKGHTVSDQEFKPYAIYPASKRDYFTISRRQNIENDRKEIRDLYRKVLYRLSESPIVWRLRTDLAKLSKLYQKFKAFITKPVNQNDPEAENMSSESSISAESEDESNKQPLYWPLNFITVVGSFISLVGFISQFIGMRGLNWTASIVQLGITIVVTVLRVIVRRGLGKTPNRTALKPKFELDWFVLSFGNIAAVHWINSDKKSVNTPKEIDESGDTWSSKWKICTGGEQRYHSLNAVDTGNDPNSDRSIKDSLPHQIMLARKNLGIISKWRSPVLEEAISLSRAIEAAASTFLIRLPPNKYEWSIQATYVTQKQMADSTKSVEVDPTKINEADSMRNVKDSIYITITKGEDNGWRVDDAEIEAILSLWLYSTSSTDLSETSRLRSLRVYGPSESKERLNRDFEWWMRENIPKIFKYTEKDFAELISDCTVVGFRTEHARKTPVQNNPIEGCLVLECQDKQQRLFSRDLFFSFMRSVAKMPEVDIESASIAHPVSSSTMTGGWKQMKLKSDDISDLARRLEKIGFGSLSDIYIDLIIPLSLEHKLTNVNNIIDEITREAYKYEHSQQWEKLVDTCIRLLDLALLFDLKKESSSPLAIAICLGFLYRLHHEIKLQKSERRAEQELTTQFKKLKKRFIRDNLQSSAYFSTIFPDELRFLAVSVSILAGPSYSSTTSFPDSFQIAAENLKFIKKRKLEHIQNSKAFEKTDAFGWSLLHYAANLTPDSINIDSNYQMSDESRNSRDLMGWTPLHHACFYGNEKMVKMLLEYETPIEVAGKDGITPMHCAVQSGKTEILQKLIEGVNQRPKKHTRKSGRHVDHNERHPIHWAAVEGNVKMVRLMKGDIRLKDRFGWTPLHLAAIYDHRKLLRYITEDHAETINTSDNELRTPLHLAVKGKLKDAVQILIQAGARINTVAKNGLTPLHVAVKHKQKEILKLLLKQGTNKNVMDMEGRTPLYLSVEDGDIETINLLIEGGANAKVATEDGRTPLHIALSRGQDGLEVAKILLRAGADANAKAQDGATGMHIAAQFGSLFEILNFLVEIDQKSLDINAIDEYGQTPLLIAIYEADWNASERLLNMGARIDADRRDGYTPVLGAVIRGNKDILQQLLAKGASVDDEDEDGYSALHLAVLHGNKNITSLLLKAGASIDAVERSRNETPLHIAVRMGYSDIVQILLDSGANMRLPNDFDFSPLEYALYRGDLPMVKILIEHDKKSAIKAALQKNELGETPLHTLTKCHNDEGTKCKMLDELLAIGPEIEINAKNGKGSTPLDLALCEASENRLFITKLLEKGAEAGSEATQRILEDLESKNVGLQEPLSD; encoded by the exons ATGTCGCAGCGGGATTTTTTCTCAATTTTATTGATGCTGTGGCTCGCGAGTCGCGCATCTGCcgatggcggtgatgatTTTGCAAATAACCTCGCCTCTGATCTTGGGCC AATCATTTCTCTATTTGGCGAGCGAGTAGTCATGCAATTCATGAGCCAAGCTATGGGCATAGCAGACTGCATTCTGTTGGCTGTAGCTCCAATCGGAGCCATCACCACTGTTGTAAGCGCTATTAGAGTAGCAGGGCCAACATGGTTAAAATCGTTCATTGGACGAGCAAGAGAAAATCTTGCTGCCGCAGAGGTTGAAGTGATGTCCTCTACGTCAAAAGAAACATGCGAGCTTTGGAACGGCCATAGGGTGGTTAGATGCCCGGGATCGGCTGATATATATCAATTTATCTGTTTAATCCCGAACGATGTTAACCCCTCAACTCTGGCTAAAAATGGATTCAAGATTCAATATAAGACACTAAAAGATATTGAGAATGATGCCGGAGCGGTTACAGAGATGGAGAATAGCTTTACTGGTACGCATCAGCAGGACAATCAGTTAACCGAATCCTGTGGAAAAGATTCAACAGCACTGCTGCAGCGAATAG AAAAAACTGGTCCAAATTACCTTGGGCAGTTTCTCAAAAGAAATTGGAGACTGCTTTTAGATAGGCTGAAACCTATCTGTATGATTTCTGGCCGGGGAGGCACCCGCTCAAATATACCAGATATAGAAACACCGACGGATGTTTCAGATACATCAGATAAAAGAGCATTGACTGATGCCTCAGGCACATCAGATAGAAAAACAACGACGAATGTCTCAGATACATCAGATAataataagaagaagaaaacaccgGACAATCATGTCACGCACATACCCTCTTCAAATAACGCTTCGTCTACAAATTCACAACAAACACAAGAAATAGAGATAACCATTATTACGGATAACTTACATGATGGCGCACCAAATCTACTGCTCAATTGCCACGACCGAGCCGGCCGaagagaaatatatattgctgccGCTCTTGCCATCATCCTACAGCTTGGCGCTGTATTATATTTTGGAATTATCACTTACCACAAACCTATTCAGAGCCGTTTCCTGAAAGGTGGCAACAGCATAGTTAAATACGCATTTCCATGTGCTGCGATAGGAACTATACTACTAGTTTTTGGCCTATTCATATGCTCCTGGGTCGTTGGCGAAAGCACTATAGAAACGTACTACGAAACGGGGAAGCATCAAATATTTGTTGTTTGGTTGCAAAAGGGCCACACCGTGAGTGATCAAGAGTTCAAGCCCTATGCAATCTACCCAGCTAGCAAGCGAgattattttactatatctcGACGGCAAAATATCGAGAATGATCGCAAGGAAATTAGAGACCTATATCGGAAAGTATTGTATCGACTATCCGAAAGTCCTATTGTCTGGCGTCTTCGAACGGATCTGGCCAAGCTGTCAAAGTTGTACCAAAAATTCAAGGCTTTCATAACAAAACCTGTCAATCAGAATGACCCCGAAGCAGAAAATATGAGTTCAGAAAGCAGCATCTCTGCTGAAAGCGAGGATGAATCCAATAAGCAGCCCTTGTATTGGCCATTAAACTTCATCACAGTTGTTggttcttttatttctcttgTGGGATTCATCTCACAATTCATTGGGATGCGGGGACTAAACTGGACAGCATCAATTGTACAGCTTGGTATTACAATAGTGGTAACCGTACTACGGGTAATAGTCCGACGCGGACTAGGAAAAACTCCTAATCGGACGGCCTTGAAACCGAAATTTGAGCTTGATTGGTTTGTTCTGAGCTTTGGAAATATTGCTGCAGTACATTGGATCAATTCTGATAAAAAGTCGGTCAATACACCCAAGGAAATTGATGAGTCAGGAGATACTTGGTCTTCTAAATGGAAAATCTGCACCGGAGGAGAGCAGAGATACCATTCCTTAAACGCTGTCGATACGGGCAACGATCCAAACAGCGATCGGAGTATCAAAGATTCATTGCCTCATCAAATCATGTTAGCACGAAAGAATTTAGGAATTATTTCTAAATGGAGAAGCCCAGTCCTAGAAGAGGCTATTTCTTTGTCAAGAGCAAttgaagcagctgcaagcaCATTTTTGATTCGGCTGCCCCCAAACAAGTATGAATGGAGCATTCAAGCGACCTACGTAACACAAAAACAGATGGCTGATTCAACGAAATCTGTCGAGGTTGACCCCACGAAGATTAACGAGGCTGACTCCATGAGGAATGTTAAGGATAGTATCTATATCACTATTACCAAGGGTGAGGATAATGGATGGCGAGTCGACGACGCGGAGATTGAGGCAATTCTCTCTCTATGGCTATACTCAACCTCATCGACAGACCTTTCCGAAACTAGTCGACTACGGAGTTTGAGGGTGTATGGACCAAGTGAATCTAAAGAACGCCTTAATAGGGACTTTGAGTGGTGGATGCGTGAAAATATTCCTAAAATTTTCAAATACACGGAGAAAGACTTTGCTGAACTCATATCTGACTGCACGGTAGTGGGCTTTAGAACTGAACACGCCCGCAAGACTCCAGTCCAAAACAACCCCATTGAGGGATGTCTCGTTCTAGAATGCCAAGACAAGCAGCAAAGGCTCTTCTCTCGAGACTTATTTTTTTCATTCATGCGTTCAGTTGCAAAGATGCCCGAGGTTGATATTGAAAGCGCATCGATCGCACATCCAGTATCTTCTAGCACAATGACTGGAGGGTGGAAGCAAATGAAATTGAAGAGCGATGATATCTCTGACCTGGCTAGAAGGTTAGAGAAAATTGGATTTGGATCACTGTCGGACATCTACATTGATCTAATTATACCTCTAAGCCTTGAACACAAGCTGACGAATGTCAACAATATCATTGACGAGATTACAAGGGAAGCATATAAATATGAACATTCACAACAATGGGAGAAACTAGTTGACACCTGTATCCGTCTTCTGGATTTAGCTCTGCTCTTTGATCTCAAAAAGGAATCTTCTTCCCCGCTAGCTATAGCTATTTGCCTCGGTTTTCTTTACAGATTACACCATGAAATAAAGCTTCAAAAGTCTGAAAGAAGGGCCGAACAAGAATTGACAACACAATTTAAAAAACTCAAAAAAAGATTCATTCGTGATAATCTTCAAAGCTCGGCTTACTTTTCGACCATCTTTCCGGACGAACTCAGATTCCTCGCCGTGTCTGTCAGCATACTGGCCGGCCCCAGTTATAGCAGCACAACATCGTTCCCCGATAGTTTCCAAATTGCTGCTGAGAATCTCAAAttcattaaaaaaaggaagctggAGCATATTCAGAATTCCAAAGCATTTGAAAAGACTGATGCCTTTGGTTGGTCACTGCTGCACTATGCCGCCAACTTGACCCCGGACAGCATAAACATAGATAGCAACTACCAAATGAGCGACGAGTCTCGTAACTCTCGAGATCTCATGGGATGGACACCTTTACACCATGCTTGCTTCTATGGCAACGAAAAAATGGTAAAAATGCTGCTTGAATATGAAACTCCGATTGAGGTTGCTGGAAAAGATGGAATCACACCAATGCACTGTGCTGTTCAAAGTGGGAAAACCGAAATATTACAAAAATTAATTGAAGGGGTTAATCAAAGACCCAAAAAGCACACTAGGAAGAGTGGACGTCATGTGGATCATAATGAGAGACATCCGATTCACTGGGCTGCAGTCGAAGGAAACGTCAAGATGGTTCGCCTAATGAAAGGCGATATCCGTTTGAAGGATCGATTCGGTTGgactcctcttcatcttgctgcAATATACGACCACAGAAAATTACTCCGGTACATTACTGAAGATCATGCGGAAACTATAAATACCAGCGACAATGAACTTCGCACGCCTCTGCACCTCGCTGTGAAAGGAAAATTGAAAGACGCTGTGCAGATACTGATTCAAGCCGGAGCAAGGATCAACACGGTTGCAAAAAATGGCCTAACTCCGCTTCATGTGGCAGTAAAAcacaagcaaaaagaaattctCAAGCTGCTTCTAAAACAGGGAACCAATAAGAATGTTATGGACATGGAAGGTCGTACACCACTCTATTTATCAGTAGAAGATGGTGATATTGAAACTATAAATCTGTTAATAGAAGGAGGTGCGAATGCCAAAGTAGCGacagaagatggaagaacACCGCTGCACATTGCGTTAAGTCGTGGGCAGGATGGGCTTGAGGTTGCAAAGATATTGCTTCGAGCCGGTGCTGATGCCAATGCCAAAGCACAAGACGGCGCAACTGGGATGCATATAGCAGCACAGTTCGGCAGTTTATTCGAAATCCTCAATTTCTTGGTCGAAATTGACCAAAAATCATTGGATATCAATGCAATTGATGAATACGGACAAACACCGTTGCTGATTGCGATCTATGAGGCTGATTGGAATGCTTCGGAGCGATTACTCAATATGGGCGCTCGAATCGATGCGGATCGGAGAGATGGATACACGCCAGTGCTTGGTGCTGTCATAAGAGgtaataaagatattttaCAGCAGTTGTTGGCCAAGGGAGCCAGCgtggacgatgaagatgaagatggatacTCAGCATTGCATCTTGCTGTCCTCCACGGAAACAAAAATATCACTTCATTGCTGTTAAAGGCTGGTGCTAGCattgatgctgttgagagATCGAGGAATGAGACTCCACTGCACATTGCTGTTCGCATGGGATACAGCGACATTGTACAGATTTTGCTCGATAGTGGAGCCAACATGAGATTACCCAACGATTTTGACTTCTCACCATTAGAATACGCTTTATATCGTGGAGATCTTCCAATGGTGAAGATTTTAATAGAGCATGATAAAAAGTCTGCCATAAAAGCGGCATTACAAAAGAATGAGCTGGGAGAGACTCCATTACACACCCTCACGAAGTGTCACAACGACGAAGGCACTAAGTGCAAAATGCTTGACGAACTCCTGGCTATTGGTCCAGAGATCGAAATTAATGCTAAGAACGGCAAAGGAAGTACACCACTGGATTTAGCGCTCTGTGAGGCAAGTGAAAATCGCctatttattactaaattGTTGGAAAAAGGTGCAGAGGCAGGCTCAGAGGCTACCCAAAGAATATTGGAAGACTTGGAAAGCAAGAATGTTGGATTGCAGGAACCATTGAGCGACTAG